ATTCTTAGGGGAGGTGCGCGGCGGCTGCGCCGCCGCGCACCTCCCCGTTAGCTTTTCCCCTTCTCCCCCGCGCGCGCGGGGGAGAAGGGGCAGGGGATGAGGGGGCATATTGGCAGCCGACTCCAAAATGAGAATTGCTGGATAGCGCGCCAGCCATTCAGCCTTTGACGTACGACAACTTCTCCGCGATCAACCCGTCCTCGATGCGGTAGAGATCCACGCCGCGCACGTGCCCGCGCGCGCCGTCGAGCCCCACCCAGTCGTACCGCCAGCGCATGACGCAGCGCGGCCCGGCGGTGAAGATCTCCTCGGCGCTGATCCGGCATGCGCGCGAGCTGCGAAAGAACGACTCCCAGAAGCTGCGCACGGCGGCCTGCCCGGCATAACGCGCGCCGTCCGGCGGCGGATCGGTGTTCTCGAACGCACAATCCGCCGTCATGCGCTGCATCATGCCGTCCAGATCGCGCGCATTGAGCGCGTCATTGAACGCCAGCACAAGCGCCACGACGCTCTGTTCTGTTGCATCCATCGCGCCACCCTCCCGTGCGAATGCCTGGAAAAAAGACTCCCGAAGCGCAGTGCTTCGGGAGTCGGCCGTTGCGGGTGCCGGCAGACGGGCTAGACCAGCGCCTGCTCCGTCTGCGGGTCGAACACGTGCATGTTGTCGAGGTTGATCGCCAACTCGAGATCCTGCCCGGGGCGCGCCTGCGTGCGCGGGTCAACGCGCGCGACAAACGCGGTGCTGCCCACGAGCAAGTTGATGATGATTTCGTTGCCCATCAACTCGGTCAAATCGACCTTGGCCGTCATGTAGGCCGGGGTGATGCCGACGGGCGCCAGACCGCGGTCATGCAGGTCTTCCGGGCGGATGCCGAACTTGACCGGTTTGCCGGCGTACGCCGACAACTGGGCCTTGCGCGTTTCCGGCACTTCGAGCCGGAAGGAGCCGCCATCGATGAACAGCTTGGAGTCCTGCTTGACGAGCGTCGCATCGGCGAAGTTCATGGATGGCGAGCCGATGAAGCCTGCCACGAACATGTTGGCCGGGTGATCGTACAGGTTCTGCGGCGAATCGACCTGCTGCAGCAGGCCCTGGTTCATGACCGCGATGCGCGTGCCCATCGTCATCGCCTCGACCTGGTCGTGCGTCACGTAGAGGAACGTGGTGCCGAGGTTGCGGTGCAGCTTGATCAGCTCGGCGCGGGTCTGCACGCGCAGCTTGGCGTCAAGATTCGAAAGCGGCTCGTCCATCAGGAAGACCTGCGGCTTGCGCACGATCGCGCGACCCAGCGCGACGCGCTGGCGCTGACCGCCCGACAGTTCCTTCGGCTTGCGCTGGAGCAGATGGCCGATCTGCAGGATATCGGCGGCATCCTTCACGCGCGAGTCGATTTCGGCCTTGGGCGTCTTGCGCAGCTTGAGGCCGAACGCCATGTTATCGTACACGCTCATGTGCGGGTACAACGCATACGACTGGAAGACCATGGCGATGTCGCGGTCTTTCGGCGCCACGTCGTTGACGACGCGCTTGCCAATCAGGATGTTGCCGCCGCTGATTTCCTCCAGGCCGGCCAGCAAGCGCAACGCCGTGGTCTTGCCGCAGCCCGACGGGCCGACGAGCACCAGGAACTCCTTGTCCTGGACTTCCAGCGACAGGTCGTTGACGGCCGTGACGACGCCTTCCTTGCCGCGGCCCTTGAACTGCTTTACCACATGTTCGTACGTAACGCTTGCCATGGTGTTGTGACTCCTCGTAAAGGGGGCTGAACAGCCGCATTATAGAGAAATTGCGCTTGCAGGTCAAACCGATTTGGCAGGCGTTCGCCGCTCATCGAACCCATGGGCGAACGGGACGCCAAACGCAGCGACGGCGACGAACGACAGCCCGGCGAGCCATGCGACCGTCAGCAGTGCCTGGGTGATCGCCCAGCGCAGCGGGTCGAAATCCTTCAGGAACATCATGATGTACGATGGCTCCAACCGGGTCAGATTCTGCCCGATCATTGCGCCCCACGCGCCCAGTAGCGCGCTCTGGCCTAAGGGGTGATTGTACATCAGATGACCATCCACCGCGAAGGAGAGCGAGACGAGCCAGCCTAAGGCGGCCAGCCCGGCGAAAACGGAGCGAAACCGCCAGGTTCGCAGCCGGTCGAGCGCCAGCGCCAGCGGGTGCGCCAGCACCGGCAGCAACGGCGCCAGGTAGCGAGCAGGCGGGCACCACTCGCCCCACCAGTAGCGGTATTGCACGATCAGGATGAAGTATGGCGCGCCGACGATCAGCGGCCAGCCGATGACGCTGCGCCACGCACGCCTCCGGCGCAGCAGCGGCACGGCGGCCAATGCCAGCAGATAGACCGGCGCGTGGTTCAGCAGCCCCCATTGCTGGTCGAGCCAGATGCCGAAGAACGCCCCGATTATCTCCTCCGGCGTACCGGAACCGGAATGGTCGGCGTAGTTCGGAAACGGCGAGGCGTAAACGTACAGGTTATAGGCGGTGAACAAAGCGGCCGATGCCAGCAGGATCGCAAGTCCCGGCGCGATGGCCGGCAGGCGTTCGCGCAATGCGTGGACAAGCGGCCGGCCACGCAGCCACTGCCACTCCTGCACAGCCAGCCAGAGGCCAAAACCGGCCACGACGAACAGGAAGCGCGCATGCAGCCACGGTAGGAACGCCAGGCAGATGCCGGTCAGCAGGCGCTGGCGCGCACCGGCGCGCCGCACGTCACGCAACGAACGGTAGGCGTATACGATCAGCAGCGCCGCCGGCGCCTCGGGGAAGATCAACTCGGAATACGTGAAGAACGGCGTGGCGAAAGCCAATGCCAGCCACACGGCGATGCCGGTGCGCGTGCTGCCGGTTACATCGCGGGCCAGCCAGAACAGGTTGAGCGCCAGCAGCGCGCCAACCAGGTTCAGCGTGTGCGCCGCGCCCGCCCAGCCCGCCAGCGCGTAGCCCGCCGCAATCAGGACCGGCACGCCGAGTGCGTGCTTGGACACCAGGATCGGCTTTGGCGTGACAGCTTCGTGGCGCGGGTATAGCTCGCCCGGATAATAGGCGCTATAGTCGAGATTGTCGAAATTATTGGTCAGCTCGAAATCGCCGTCATGCACCAGCGAGTGCGCAATAAGCAGGTAGTACGGCTCGTCGCCGGTCGGCCAGCGCACGGTGTCGATCAGGTGCGCGGTTGATACGGCGTAGAGGGCAAGCGAGACGAGGAAGACGCCGAGCGACAGCAGGCGCGCTTTCATGCGGAGGCGAAGCGGTTTCGCGCCAGCGTGGCGGCCAACCGGATCGCCGCAGCCATGCTCTGCGGGTTGGCGCGCCCCTGCCCGGCGATATCGAACGCGGTGCCGTGGTCGGCGGAGGTGCGAATGAACGGCAGGCCGAGCGTGACCGTGATGCTCTCGTCGAAGCCGTATGTCTTGATCGCGATATGCCCCTGGTCGTGAAACATCGCCACGAGGCAGTCGAACTCGCCGCGCACCGCACGGAAGAAGATCGAGTCGGCGGCGAACGGCCCGCGCGCGTCGATGCCTTCGGCCTGCGCGTCCTGCACGGCGGGCGTGATGCTGTCGATCTCCTCGCGCCCCATCAGCCCGCCTTCGCCGTTGTGCGGGTTCAGCCCGCAGACGCCGAGGCGCGGGCGCGCAAAACCGAGCAGTCGCATGCCGTGATGCGTGGTGCGGATGGTGTGCAGGATGTTCGGGCGCGTGATGCGCTGCAGCGACTCGGCCAGCGACGCGTGCTGTACCACATGCACCACGCGCATCGTGCCGCTGATGAGTATGGTCGCCACCGGCACGTTGCCGCCGATTTCCTGATACAACTCGGTGTGGCCGATGTAGTGGACGCCGCCTGCGCGCATCGCTTCTTTGTTGAGCGGCGCGGTGGCGATGGCGTCCACCTGGCCGGTCATCGCCATTTGCCCGGCGCGGATCGCAAACTCGGCGGCCGCCTTGCCCGCGACAGGCGACAGTTGCCCGCGCGGCGCGTCGGCAAGACCGAGGTTGCCCAGATCGATCAGTTCGAGCGCGCCATCGAACGGCGGCACGCCGATGGACGCGACCGGCCGCAACGCCAGCCCTGGCGCATACAACGCGCGGTCACGCTCGGCGACCGCCAGGCTGCCGACAATGACGGGGCGGCAGGCCGCGCGGACGTCATCGAGCGCCAGCGCCTTGAAGACGACCTCGGGGCCAATGCCGCACGCGTCACCGAGCGTGATGGCAACCGTCGGGAGCGCGCTCATGGCTAGAACGGCAGGCCCTTGACGCCCATGGCGCCTTTGAGTCCGGCGATTTCTCCGGCATGGCCGCAGCCATGCGTCGAAATAGAGACCAGCACGCGCGAAACGGGCCGCATGTTACCGAAGACCGCCACCTCGCGGTCGAGTTCGGCGGGTGTGAGCGTCTCCACATAAGCCTCGGCGGCGGTCATCACGGCTGCGGCGTATTCGCGAAAGGCGGCCAGGTCGGGGATATTGACGGCCCAGTCGCGCCCGATCTGCGCGGTGAT
This portion of the Chloroflexota bacterium genome encodes:
- a CDS encoding nuclear transport factor 2 family protein; this translates as MDATEQSVVALVLAFNDALNARDLDGMMQRMTADCAFENTDPPPDGARYAGQAAVRSFWESFFRSSRACRISAEEIFTAGPRCVMRWRYDWVGLDGARGHVRGVDLYRIEDGLIAEKLSYVKG
- a CDS encoding ABC transporter ATP-binding protein, which translates into the protein MASVTYEHVVKQFKGRGKEGVVTAVNDLSLEVQDKEFLVLVGPSGCGKTTALRLLAGLEEISGGNILIGKRVVNDVAPKDRDIAMVFQSYALYPHMSVYDNMAFGLKLRKTPKAEIDSRVKDAADILQIGHLLQRKPKELSGGQRQRVALGRAIVRKPQVFLMDEPLSNLDAKLRVQTRAELIKLHRNLGTTFLYVTHDQVEAMTMGTRIAVMNQGLLQQVDSPQNLYDHPANMFVAGFIGSPSMNFADATLVKQDSKLFIDGGSFRLEVPETRKAQLSAYAGKPVKFGIRPEDLHDRGLAPVGITPAYMTAKVDLTELMGNEIIINLLVGSTAFVARVDPRTQARPGQDLELAINLDNMHVFDPQTEQALV
- the pdxA gene encoding 4-hydroxythreonine-4-phosphate dehydrogenase PdxA, with translation MSALPTVAITLGDACGIGPEVVFKALALDDVRAACRPVIVGSLAVAERDRALYAPGLALRPVASIGVPPFDGALELIDLGNLGLADAPRGQLSPVAGKAAAEFAIRAGQMAMTGQVDAIATAPLNKEAMRAGGVHYIGHTELYQEIGGNVPVATILISGTMRVVHVVQHASLAESLQRITRPNILHTIRTTHHGMRLLGFARPRLGVCGLNPHNGEGGLMGREEIDSITPAVQDAQAEGIDARGPFAADSIFFRAVRGEFDCLVAMFHDQGHIAIKTYGFDESITVTLGLPFIRTSADHGTAFDIAGQGRANPQSMAAAIRLAATLARNRFASA
- a CDS encoding DinB family protein, with translation MEAKDFIALQIKSAHSLMNSAIENTPQEMVNRKVGDDANTIAAAYAHTIGAEDYFIQTAIFGKPRLWESVWQAKLGITAQIGRDWAVNIPDLAAFREYAAAVMTAAEAYVETLTPAELDREVAVFGNMRPVSRVLVSISTHGCGHAGEIAGLKGAMGVKGLPF